GAAATATGCTCATAATCGTATATATTTACAATATCCATATTAATTTTTTCTATTCTTAAAAAATTATTCCAATACTTTGCAACTTCCTCTCTTGTAACATAGGGCACTATTAGCACAAGTACTGCTCTTTTATCATCAAACGGTGCTAAATATACATATCCGCTTTTACAATAGGCAGTATTTAACCACATTATCAATGAAGTAGGATCAAATTTACCTATTACTTCAGCTATTTTTAGCCTTGTCTCAACGAAATTTTGCCAGCACCCAACTTCTTTTGGTATTTGCTGATTTCCGGTCGCAATTAGAACATAGTCATACTCGCTTTTTAGCTTTTTATAATCTGCATGGACATTGAAATTTATATTTGTCTTTAATTTTTCATAAAGCTGATTTTCTGCAGAAGCGACATCCTGTCCTTTTATAACATAGTATCCAATTCTTCTGCTGTTTATTGTACGTGTTACAGTTGGTCCATGCATAACTACTTTATTAATTACGTTTAGTGGTACAATATTTATATCAAAATTGTTTTTTATATAATCTAACGGATCTTTTATGGGTCTATAGATAATATTTAAGAGCCCGGCGACGTGATTGAAGACATCGCCAACTCTTGATTTTCTCTCAAATATATCAGGTTTTATGCCGTAAGCTTCAAGTCTAATTGCAGCTGTAAGACCAGATGAACCCGCACCTATTATCGCAACTTTCATGATTAATACCCCTTTGGTTTCGTGTAGATTACACTATTTGGCTCTGTCGGCTTCGATTCTAAAGACTCAATATTTTGCTGTAGTATCGATATAAACCTCATTTCCTCATCCCTCATCTCGGTAAAAATTTGTCTTATGTATGGGTTTGTTATTTTTATAAGATTCTCATTATAAAATGATTGCTGGTTAATAAGTTCCTTTACTAAATCCTGCAGTGCATCAAGTATGTCCTGCGACATATTCTTTTTTGTCAGCGAATCGATATGCGTCGTTTTTTGCGCTGTAACAATTTTGTCAACATGATTTAATGCCATTATCTCTATCTGTTTTAATACAGCCTGAACCTGATTATCAGCTATATTTTTCCCATATTCCTTTGCTTTTTTATGTATATTATTTTCCGACTGTTTTGCACTTATAAATGCGCTTAATATCATTTCTTGTGGTGTTATCTTTTGCATTTTACATCACCTTTATATAAGTTTTCCACTTTGCAATTTTATATTCATAAAAAAAGAAGCGGTCTTCCTCATCACATGAAGATTAAACCGTTTCTTTTACATAACAAAGAGTTGTCATATATCAAGCTGTTTTATTACATCTGCCATGACATTTGCAGAATGTCTAAATTTTTCAACTTCCTCATCAGCCAACGGCAGATCAAGTATCCTCGCAACGCCATTTTTACCAACGATTGATGGTAAGCTTAAGGATACATCTTTAACATCATATTGGCCATTTAAAGGTGATGAAACTGTCAATATCGAATTTTCATCCCTTAAGATAGCTTCTACTATCCTTCTTACCGCAAGTGCTACTGCATAATATGTAGCGCCTTTCTTTTCAATTATTCTATATGCGGAATTAACCACATCATCGACAATTTCTTCTCTGAAATTGGACTCGCAAGCCTTACCACATAGATTGCAATATTCATCAATAGGTGTACCAGCTATATTTGTAATGCTCCATGCAGCAAATTCTGTATCACCATGTTCACCTATTATCCTTCCGTGTATATTCCTCGGATCTATGTTGCAATGTTTGCTTAAAAGATACCTAAACCTCGAACTATCAAGTACTGTCCCTGATCCAAATACTCTTCCCCATGGAAGCTTTGCTATCTTATATGTTACATATGTTAGAATATCAACTGGATTTGAGACAATTAAGTATATAGCTTTATCGTTGTATTTCAAAAGTTCTGGTATCATGCTTTTGAAAATAGATGTATTCTTTTTGACAAGGTCAAGTCTCGTTTCGCCGGGTTTTTGATTAGCTCCGGCAGTTACAACTATTACGTCAGCACCTTCGACATCCTTGTAATCACCTGCATATACATTTACAGGTTTTATCAATGGTACACCATGACTTATATCCCATGCATCGCCTATAGCCTTATCTTTATTAAGGTCAACTAAAACAATATCTGTCACTGTTCCGCTTAATGCCAGTGTAAATGCAGATGTAGCACCAACAAAACCAGAACCGATAATAGCAATTTTACTCATAGTAATTCCTCCTTATTGATAAATAGTTTTACTAGATAATAATATTATAACATATCATTCTTTTAAAGTTTAACTGCATTTTCTCCCTGTCAATATAAAAATTTTTAACAACAACTTATTTTAGTAATATTAACCTAAACATTCAATGTTATTTTAACCTTATAATTTTAATATATGTTATATGAGCGATATTGATGAAATAAAAAAATTAATGGATAGATTGTCAAGTAAACAGCAACCATAAGGACTTAAATTAAAATTTTTAATGAAAAGGAATTCGTTACTAATTTGTAATACAATATTAATATTTTTTTAATAAATTTTATTTTTGAACATGCTATATTATATATAACAGATGAAAATAAATAAGCCTGATATAGATATTAACATTTACCCTTGGAGAGGATGAAAAGATATGAAGGGAAAAGTTTTTCAGGTTGTTTCTTTGGTTTTGGTCTTCTTAGTTATGGGCTTTATGATATCTATGCAATTTAAAACAATACAGGGTGATAGCAAGATTGCTGCTGCATCACCGAAAGATAATAGCGCAAAAGTAGATGAACTTACAAATGAACTAAAAAATATCACAAACGAAAAAAATTCACTACAAGCTCAAGTAGCAGAATTAAATCAGAAATTAAATACATTAAATAATTCTTCTTCAAAATACGGCGCTACAATAAATGCTTTAACACAGGATGTAGATAAGTATAAAGAGCTTGCAGGTCTCACAAAAATGATAGGTCCCGGTGTCATTGTCACTGTTAATGATAGCGACATACAGCCAAAAGATGGAGAAGATCCAAATATGTTCCTTGTTCATGACGAAGACCTATTAAAAGTCGTAAATGAATTAAGGGCAGGCGGTGCTGAGGCTATTTCTATAAACGAACAAAGGCTTATAGCAACATCTGAAATAAGATGTGTTGGCCCGGCAATAAACATAAATTCTACAAGATATACACCACCATATGTCATAAAAGCTATTGGTAACCCAGATACATTACAAGCATCATTAAATCTTAAAGGTGGTATTGTAGAAACACTCAGATACTACGGTATAAAAGTTGATATACAAACATCAAATAATATTGTAGTTCCCGCATATGCAGATCCAATTAATCTAAAATATGCAAAAGCAACAAAATAAAATTGCCTCTTACCTTAATACAATAAAAAGCAGGTTCAGTCCTCGCTGAACCTGCTTTTTATCTTATTTATCAATTTGTTTTGAGCTATGATGTAATATAAATAAAATTTTCCAGCAACAGATGGGTATGACGCAACTAAACGCATGTTTCTTTTCTTTAGCTTCGTCCAATTCGCTTTATAACTCTCATCGCCACGCAAAAAATCGTAAATTTCATCGCCAACCTCTATAGAGCGCTTAATAGACAGCCCCAATGTAACAGATCCAACGCTTAACCTGCTGTAGTCAAGGTCATAACCGCTTATATAATAATACCTTCTTCCCCCTATATGATAGCTTAAAAGGCTTGATACAATCTTATCCTTATCTTTTAATTCAAATAAGCTTAATATTCCACGCTCAAGCATATCAAATGCAACATCTTTATGAAAACTTCTCAGCCGCTTCGAATAAAATGCCCCAGGCATGTGCCTCTTTCTCCATCTTTTCTGATGTAATTCAATAAGCCTATCCATTGAATTATCAATATCATTTTCATCTGAAACACATAAAAAGTTTGCATCACATTGTTTGAAAAATCTTTTAATCTCATATTTTATGTTTCGCCTAAATTTACCGTCAAGTGATGCTAAGTACTCATCCCATGTGTCTGGGAGCTCAATATATGGGCAAACATCCTGCACATCATAGTCATAATATAGATTACTGCCTATAATATACGGATATATGTTGCTATCTTCTGGGATATGTTCAAGGTCAAGTACTGTAAATTGATTTATCTTTAGCTCGAGATATTTTATAAGGGACTGATAAAATATCTCCTCACATCCATATCTAACTATAAAGTCAAGGTAATCGCTGTTATTTGAACCTATGAATTTTATCCTTCTTATAGGTAGTCCCATTTCACCAAATGTAATCATAAATGGTGCTATGCCTATCGGCCTGTAGTCATCCATTATAAGTAATACCCAAAGCTTTTTCCCGTAACCAAAATATTTCCACCAATTTATGACCCATTCAAATGTATTAAAAGGATACATTTTTGAGTTTTCCTCAAGCTCATGCCAAATATCCTCTATACTAAGTAACGCCCTCACA
This portion of the Thermoanaerobacterium sp. RBIITD genome encodes:
- a CDS encoding FAD-dependent oxidoreductase, with the translated sequence MKVAIIGAGSSGLTAAIRLEAYGIKPDIFERKSRVGDVFNHVAGLLNIIYRPIKDPLDYIKNNFDINIVPLNVINKVVMHGPTVTRTINSRRIGYYVIKGQDVASAENQLYEKLKTNINFNVHADYKKLKSEYDYVLIATGNQQIPKEVGCWQNFVETRLKIAEVIGKFDPTSLIMWLNTAYCKSGYVYLAPFDDKRAVLVLIVPYVTREEVAKYWNNFLRIEKINMDIVNIYDYEHISGNCFPHRFENLYFIGNAGGAIEPFLGFGQFASIMSGALAAKSIATGSDFEKEMLQLSNQNINMLELRKAIDTMDNDKYDRLIKILSAPLIKQLVYDTNFNVIKHSSIFTKYAANEIFYKPFKKLE
- a CDS encoding DUF2383 domain-containing protein; amino-acid sequence: MQKITPQEMILSAFISAKQSENNIHKKAKEYGKNIADNQVQAVLKQIEIMALNHVDKIVTAQKTTHIDSLTKKNMSQDILDALQDLVKELINQQSFYNENLIKITNPYIRQIFTEMRDEEMRFISILQQNIESLESKPTEPNSVIYTKPKGY
- a CDS encoding L-lactate dehydrogenase, translating into MSKIAIIGSGFVGATSAFTLALSGTVTDIVLVDLNKDKAIGDAWDISHGVPLIKPVNVYAGDYKDVEGADVIVVTAGANQKPGETRLDLVKKNTSIFKSMIPELLKYNDKAIYLIVSNPVDILTYVTYKIAKLPWGRVFGSGTVLDSSRFRYLLSKHCNIDPRNIHGRIIGEHGDTEFAAWSITNIAGTPIDEYCNLCGKACESNFREEIVDDVVNSAYRIIEKKGATYYAVALAVRRIVEAILRDENSILTVSSPLNGQYDVKDVSLSLPSIVGKNGVARILDLPLADEEVEKFRHSANVMADVIKQLDI
- a CDS encoding DUF881 domain-containing protein → MKGKVFQVVSLVLVFLVMGFMISMQFKTIQGDSKIAAASPKDNSAKVDELTNELKNITNEKNSLQAQVAELNQKLNTLNNSSSKYGATINALTQDVDKYKELAGLTKMIGPGVIVTVNDSDIQPKDGEDPNMFLVHDEDLLKVVNELRAGGAEAISINEQRLIATSEIRCVGPAININSTRYTPPYVIKAIGNPDTLQASLNLKGGIVETLRYYGIKVDIQTSNNIVVPAYADPINLKYAKATK
- a CDS encoding GNAT family N-acetyltransferase, coding for MDERKILDIEIKIITNVRALLSIEDIWHELEENSKMYPFNTFEWVINWWKYFGYGKKLWVLLIMDDYRPIGIAPFMITFGEMGLPIRRIKFIGSNNSDYLDFIVRYGCEEIFYQSLIKYLELKINQFTVLDLEHIPEDSNIYPYIIGSNLYYDYDVQDVCPYIELPDTWDEYLASLDGKFRRNIKYEIKRFFKQCDANFLCVSDENDIDNSMDRLIELHQKRWRKRHMPGAFYSKRLRSFHKDVAFDMLERGILSLFELKDKDKIVSSLLSYHIGGRRYYYISGYDLDYSRLSVGSVTLGLSIKRSIEVGDEIYDFLRGDESYKANWTKLKKRNMRLVASYPSVAGKFYLYYIIAQNKLINKIKSRFSED